In Miscanthus floridulus cultivar M001 chromosome 8, ASM1932011v1, whole genome shotgun sequence, the sequence CTAGCCTCCGCTTGCTGGCCCTCGTGGCTCAGCCGAGGCGGCCGCAGGTCACGTCTCCTGCCGGTGGAGGATCTCCCTCCACCCATTGGTGTTGGGGGTGGAGACCCCTCCGCAGCACCGAGGCGCTGGCGTGCCGGGATGCAGCCCTCCACTGTCCGAGCCAGCATGCCTTACAACAGCTATGGGCGCGGCCGACTGCGTTTCCACCGCCTTCGCTCAACATCCTAGCGACCCGCCGCTGCACCACCATGGCCTGACGTCAGAGGTTGAGTGCGCGGCAGGGACATCACAGGCAGCGTCGACATCCTTGGCGGCTATGGCTCCTGACGAACCGCATCCAGGTAGGGGGTCGTGGAGGTGGTCTGCACCTCTTCCGCATCGGAGTCATCGAGGAGGTCGTCGTCCGCCCAACAACGGGCCTTGGAGCGTCTCGTCGCGCTACCCCCGGGATGGAAGGTGGCAGCTTGGGGGGATAGGGTGGATGATGGGCTCGGAGCGGGGCGGACGGGTGAACGAGGAAGACGTCGAGGTCGGAGGCAGTGGAGGACGATGACGCTGCTGCGGAGCCACGCCCGGAGGCCGCCTCCAGGCAGAGCGCCGCTGCCGCGGCCCCCGCGGCATGGGGCCCTGCGCCCACCGGCTGGGCGAGCGCAGCAGCAGGCCCGGCCGTCGCCTGGCTGTGCGGGGCTACCTCTGTCGTAGCCTGGCCGCGAGCTGGTGACATGGGTGGCGGTGGCTGCGCATCTGGCGCGCCAATGCCGGTGACCGCGGTGCCCGGCTcaagcgacggcggcggcggcgatgacgAGCTCGGACCGGGGCCGCCATGGTAGCCAGCTGCTTGGGACCGACTTCCGCCGGCACCTTCTCCTCCGGCGACGTCATGGGCCGTGGCGGCAGCAGTGGCTGCTGCCGCGCGGCGGCCTCTCCATCGCTGGCGGCCATGGATCCGGCTGCTAAGGGCCCATCTGCACGGGAATCGGCTGCCTCCTAGGTCTACGGTGGCGGTAGAGCCCCATCACCGGCTTCCGCGAGCTAGGAGGccacggtggtggcggcggcggcgctaggcCCCAGCTGCGGAGGAGGGGGAGCGCGCGGGGAAGGAGGGTAGGGAGGGGTGGAGACGGCCTTCATGGCCGCGGCCGCCGTTACCGGGACGGCCCGCGCCAGCGCCGGCGCTATTGAGGATGGGGAGCATGACGTGGAAATGGTGATTGTTCGGTGGTCTTTCTAATTGGTGTAGCAAAGCAGTCATTTACCTCAGTTAAACTTTACAGCAGCTGCTTATTACATTTTTTGTATGATCAGAAGAACATGTTTCTGATGAATTTGTTCCCTTTACATGTTTCTGGGCTATTTGCTGCTTCAGTGGTATGTTTCTATTGTACTCACTCATTTATTGTTTCCATTATCATGCCTAAGCTAGTTCATTTGCTTGCTCTTCATATAATTTAAATCAGTCTCAACATATACGATATGTTGTCAATTATTTTTTATCTGAACCTTTATCTCTTATGTTATAGCTTTTAAATTGGATACACTTCTTATTTGTTATAATTATTATCATGTTCTTGCTGGTGCAGCCTGAAAATGAAAAGCCAATTGTTGAAAGCAGAGATGAAATCTCTTATAAAGAAGCAGAGGCAGAAAATCCAATATCTTTATCATCAGGACTGCAAAGGAGATCAACGTAAGTTAAATTTGGTCCATTTTTACCTGTTCCGATCCCTTTCTTATGTTTACAGCTACGGAACTAACATATGAAATTAATAGAGCCATGCCGAGGTTGGACCAAGCCATATATAACGAGAGAAAAAGGAGATATTGTTGGGGCACCTATAAAATTGGGATGCAGGAGCTCATCAGGCACGCATTGAGAAGCATATATAGGTATGCCATTTTTGC encodes:
- the LOC136469563 gene encoding predicted GPI-anchored protein 58; protein product: MKAVSTPPYPPSPRAPPPPQLGPSAAAATTRWRGRRAAAATAAATAHDVAGGEGAGGSRSQAAGYHGGPGPSSSSPPPPSLEPGTAVTGIGAPDAQPPPPMSPARGQATTEVAPHSQATAGPAAALAQPVGAGPHAAGAAAAALCLEAASGRGSAAASSSSTASDLDVFLVHPSAPLRAHHPPYPPKLPPSIPGPRHGELSSETGSVQPDPLMLMLYPDVMHGRDITEDSILEEFATSLASSRIVAWRSLERQLSPSVAPQLQDEAPAVTPPPAGG